A single Staphylococcus muscae DNA region contains:
- the glcT gene encoding glucose PTS transporter transcription antiterminator GlcT translates to MKTYKISKILNNNVLICKDKGTEVVLVGKGIGFNKKPGTTIKDLDMIEKVFKLQNKTEQDHYLQLLDQTNEEEIRVVIESVQMILAHFQIENNESFIVSLTDHLIFALKRVKNNQLISNPFLSETKYSYPEAYQIAKRVVARLNLQLNVMFPEDEVGFIALHIASQSEHISIENTKQVTELINRAIRLIEHDLEIDIDKASLQYQRYIRHMHFLLQRLKKGERATIELTFEKLLKAQYPLCYNVAVKIIKMIQSQIDVDIYEAEVAYLTMHIQQLLLASQKS, encoded by the coding sequence ATGAAGACATATAAAATTTCAAAAATCCTCAATAACAATGTGTTAATTTGTAAGGATAAAGGTACTGAAGTGGTCTTAGTTGGAAAGGGGATAGGTTTTAACAAAAAGCCTGGAACAACAATTAAAGATCTCGATATGATAGAGAAAGTCTTTAAGTTACAAAATAAGACAGAACAAGATCATTATTTACAACTATTGGACCAGACAAATGAAGAAGAGATTCGTGTGGTTATAGAATCTGTTCAAATGATATTGGCGCACTTTCAAATTGAAAATAACGAATCATTTATCGTTTCATTAACTGATCACTTGATTTTTGCATTAAAACGTGTCAAAAACAATCAGTTGATATCAAATCCATTTTTAAGTGAAACAAAATATAGTTATCCAGAAGCATATCAAATTGCAAAACGTGTAGTAGCACGTTTGAACTTGCAATTGAATGTGATGTTTCCTGAAGATGAAGTGGGATTTATCGCATTGCATATTGCGTCACAAAGCGAACATATTAGCATTGAAAACACAAAACAAGTGACAGAATTAATCAATCGCGCGATTCGACTAATCGAACATGATTTGGAAATTGATATCGATAAAGCATCATTACAGTATCAACGTTATATTAGACATATGCATTTCTTGTTGCAACGTCTAAAAAAAGGCGAACGTGCAACAATTGAATTAACTTTCGAGAAATTATTGAAAGCACAATATCCGCTATGCTATAATGTAGCTGTAAAAATAATTAAAATGATTCAATCACAAATAGATGTGGATATATATGAAGCTGAAG